One window of the Sciurus carolinensis chromosome 8, mSciCar1.2, whole genome shotgun sequence genome contains the following:
- the Gas2l1 gene encoding GAS2-like protein 1, which produces MADPVVSIAGSAAKSVRPFRSSEAYVEAMKEDLAEWLNALYGLGLPGGGDGFLTGLATGTTLCQHANAVTEAARALAATRPTRGVAFQAHSVVPGSFMARDNVATFIGWCRAELGVPEVLMFETEDLVLRKNEKSVVLCLLEVARRGARLGLLAPRLVQFEQEIERELHAAPPGPNAPTAGEDATETTAAPGTSARGPRMTPSDMRNLDELVREILGRCTCPDQFPMIKVSEGKYRVGDSSLLIFVRVLRSHVMVRVGGGWDTLEHYLDKHDPCRCSSTAHRPAQPRAWTFSPQRVSPTPSPRPGSPVPGGERRGSRTEVTPVTLRSTKEGAETLPRPRDQLPPIPRSRRYSGDSDSSASSAQSGPLGARSDDTGTGTLRRERPSRRLTTGTPASPRRPPAPRSQSRDRLDRGRPRAAPGGRGAQLSAPSSARRARSQNREEQAVLLVRRDRDGQHSCVPRGRGGGGSGRSTPQTPRARSPAAPRPLQVSSPGPELGATPASVFRTPLQLDPQQEQQLFRRLEEEFLANARALEAAASGTPTGLAPDPTRAPDPPAPDSAYCSSSSSSSSLSVLGGKCGQPGDSGRTANGLPGPRSQALSSSSDEGSPCIGVGGPLDAPGTPLAGPEPSRIWARGRMDTQPDRKPSRIPTPRGPRRPSGPTEFGAWHAQPSVTPRAEPDS; this is translated from the exons ATGGCGGACCCAGTGGTGAGCATCGCGGGCTCGGCGGCCAAGAGCGTGCGACCTTTCCGCTCAAGTGAGGCCTACGTGGAGGCCATGAAAGAAGACCTGGCTGAGTGGTTGAATGCCTTGTATGGCCTGGGTCTGcctggtggtggtgatggctTCCTCACAGGGCTGGCCACAGGCACGACCCTATGCCAGCATGCCAATGCCGTCACCGAGGCTGCCCGTGCTTTGGCTGCCACCCGCCCAACCCGAGGTGTGGCCTTCCAGGCACACAGCGTGGTTCCTGGCTCCTTCATGGCCCGAGACAACGTGGCCACCTTCATCGGCTGGTGCCGCGCAGAGCTGGGCGTGCCCGAGGTGCTCATGTTTGAGACGGAGGACTTGGTGCTGCGCAAGAACGAGAAGAGCGTGGTGCTGTGCCTGCTGGAGGTGGCCCGGCGGGGAGCCCGCCTCGGCCTGCTGGCTCCCCGCCTCGTGCAGTTCGAGCAGGAGATTGAACGGGAGCTGCATGCTGCACCCCCAGGCCCCAACGCGCCCACTGCTGGGGAAGACGCCACCGAAACCACCGCTGCCCCGGGGACTTCCGCCCGGGGACCCCGCATGACGCCCAGTGACATGCGCAACCTGGATGAGCTG GTGAGGGAGATTCTGGGCCGCTGCACTTGCCCAGACCAGTTCCCCATGATCAAGGTCTCTGAAGGGAAATACCGCGTGGGCGACTCCAGCCTGCTCATCTTCGTGCGG GTGCTGAGAAGCCACGTGATGGTGCGTGTGGGTGGTGGCTGGGACACGCTGGAGCACTACTTGGACAAGCACGACCCATGCCGGTGTTCCTCCACTG CCCACAGACCTGCCCAGCCAAGGGCCTGGACCTTCTCCCCCCAGAGGGTGTCACCCACCCCAAGTCCCCGCCCTGGTAGCCCAGTCCCTGGGGGTGAGCGCCGGGGCTCTCGGACTGAGGTGACTCCTGTTACCTTACGAAGCACAAAGGAGGGGGCCGAGACCCTGCCCAG gccccgGGATCAGCTGCCCCCCATTCCCCGCTCCCGCCGCTACTCGGGGGACAGTGACTCCTCAGCCTCCTCGGCCCAGAGCGGCCCCCTGGGTGCCCGCAGTGACGACACAGGCACTGGCACCCTCCGGAGGGAGCGGCCCAGCAGGCGGCTGACCACAGGCACCCCGGCCTCTCCGAGAAGGCCGCCTGCCCCTCGCAGCCAATCCCGAGACCGGCTGGATCGGGGACGGCCCCGGGCCGCCCCGGGCGGCAGAGGAGCCCAGCTGTCCGCCCCCAGCTCCGCCCGGCGGGCCCGCAGCCAGAACCGCGAGGAGCAGGCTGTGCTGCTGGTGCGCAGGGACCGAGATGGGCAGCACTCCTGTGTGCCGCGGGGCAGGGGCGGCGGGGGCTCGGGCAGGAGCACCCCGCAGACCCCCCGTGCCCGCAGCCCTGCCGCGCCCCGGCCTCTCCAGGTCTCCAGCCCGGGGCCAGAGTTGGGCGCCACACCCGCCAGTGTCTTCCGCACACCTCTGCAGCTCGATccgcagcaggagcagcagctgtTTCGGCGCCTGGAAGAGGAATTCCTGGCCAATGCCCGTGCCCTTGAGGCTGCTGCCAGCGGAACTCCCACCGGACTAGCCCCTGACCCGACTCGGGCCCCAGATCCTCCAGCTCCCGACTCAGCCTACTGTTCCTCCAGTTCCTCCTCTTCATCCCTCAGCGTCCTGGGTGGCAAGTGTGGCCAACCTGGGGACTCAGGTCGGACAGCCAATGGGCTGCCCGGGCCGCGTAGTCAAGCCCTGTCCAGCTCTTCAGACGAAGGCAGCCCCTGCATTGGCGTGGGGGGGCCTCTAGATGCACCTGGGACCCCCCTGGCTGGCCCAGAACCCTCGCGGATCTGGGCACGGGGTCGGATGGACACACAGCCAGACCGTAAACCCTCTCGCATTCCCACACCTCGGGGCCCCCGACGCCCATCTGGACCCACGGAGTTCGGGGCCTGGCATGCCCAGCCCTCGGTCACCCCAAGGGCCGAACCAGATTCCTGA
- the LOC124991719 gene encoding translation initiation factor IF-2-like — MDAEQRPGTAPRFFQGHSWSLIRVLGGLTPAGQGLSGACLSPGKRCSEQPGSRSWMRPSTAPCPPVTFPRSFPGGASREGRAVTSSVSPGGPAGSLARAASRGWGGDSRRWCERTEGPRRREAAPLPDPCREGVGPPGPPLPGGAAVGAAGGGGVCARRAGSVRSGALAPARAASASAAVCPLGCLPSCCQPCARARPLLSSGAQRGDEERGGAGAHRTGRAGRTAGRARRGAGP, encoded by the coding sequence atggatgcagagcagagacCCGGCACTGCACCGCGATTCTTCCAAGGTCACAGTTGGAGCCTGATCCGAGTCCTGGGCGGCCTGACTCCAGCGGGCCAGGGTTTGTCAGGAGCCTGCTTGAGCCCAGGCAAGAGGTGTTCGGAGCAGCCGGGATCGCGGAGCTGGATGAGGCCCTCCACCGCTCCCTGCCCTCCAGTCACCTTCCCACGATCCTTCCCGGGAGGGGCGTCCCGGGAGGGGCGGGCGGTTACCTCATCCGTGTCTCCGGGAGGCCCCGCTGGCTCGCTGGCTCGCGCCGCCAGTCGCGGCTGGGGCGGTGACTCCCGGCGCTGGTGCGAGAGGACAGAGGGGCCGAGGCGCCGAGAGGCAGCACCGCTGCCGGACCCGTGCCGCGAGGGGGTCGGACCTCCGGGCCCCCCGCTGCCCGGCGGCGCCGCGGTTGGCGCTGCGGGCGGAGGCGGTGTCTGCGCGCGGCGCGCCGGGTCTGTTCGCTCCGGAGCTTTGGCACCCGCCCGAGCTGCTAGTGCGTCCGCCGCGGTCTGCCCGCTCGGCTGTCTGCCCTCCTGCTGCCAGCCCTGCGCTCGGGCCCGGCCTCTCCTGTCCTCGGGTGCTCAGCGAGGCGACGAGGAGCGCGGCGGGGCCGGGGCGCACCGGACAGGGCGCGCGGGGCGCACGGCTGGGCGCGCACGGCGCGGCGCCGGCCCATGA
- the Rasl10a gene encoding ras-like protein family member 10A, whose protein sequence is MGGSLRVAVLGAPGVGKTAIIRQFLFGDYPERHRPTDRPRLYRPAVLLDGAVYDLSIRDGDVAGPGPSPGGVEEWPDPKDWSLQDTDAFVLVYDICSPDSFDYVKALRQRIAETRPAGAPEAPILVVGNKRDRQRLRFGPRRALAALVRRGWRCGYLECSAKYNWHVLRLFRELLRCALVRSRPAHPALRLQGALHPARCIIM, encoded by the exons ATGGGGGGCAGCCTGCGGGTGGCCGTTCTGGGCGCTCCAGGAGTGGGCAAGACGGCCATCATCCGCCAGTTCCTGTTCGGCGACTATCCCGAACGCCACCGACCCACGGACCGGCCCCGCCTCTACCGTCCCGCGGTGCTGCTAGACGGCGCGGTCTACGACCTGAGCATTCGCGACGGCGACGTCGCTGGCCCTGGCCCGAGCCCCGGAGGTGTCGAG GAGTGGCCTGACCCTAAGGACTGGAGCTTGCAGGATACGGACGCCTTCGTGCTAGTCTACGACATCTGCAGCCCGGACAGTTTCGATTATGTGAAGGCCCTGCGGCAGCGCATCGCGGAGACCAG GCCGGCGGGAGCACCCGAGGCACCTATCCTCGTGGTAGGCAACAAGCGGGACCGGCAGCGGCTGCGCTTCGGACCTCGGCGTGCGCTGGCCGCCTTGGTGCGCAGGGGCTGGCGCTGTGGCTACCTCGAATGCTCTGCCAAGTACAACTGGCACGTGCTGCGTCTCTTCCGCGAGCTTTTGCGCTGTGCTCTGGTACGCTCACGTCCGGCACACCCAGCTCTGCGCCTGCAGGGGGCGCTGCACCCAGCGCGCTGCATCATCATGTGA